The following are encoded together in the Citrus sinensis cultivar Valencia sweet orange chromosome 1, DVS_A1.0, whole genome shotgun sequence genome:
- the LOC102616198 gene encoding uncharacterized protein LOC102616198 isoform X2, with translation MILKQVGFLGATAAIIFGGFVTLNVASTITLGALRAASEAKRKKFAMPCGVCKGKGFYICKLCKGNATIEWSPLYDPVFINPCLCPTCEGNRGT, from the exons ATGATACTGAAGCAGGTTGGCTTCTTAGGCGCAACTGCTGCAATAATCTTTGGTGGATTTGTCACCCTCAATGTGGCTTCCACTATCACTCTGGGGGCACTTCGTGCTGCCAGTGAAGCAAAACGG AAAAAGTTTGCGATGCCTTGTGGGGTTTGTAAAGGAAAAGGGTTTTATATTTGCAAGTTATGCAAAGGAAATGCAACTATTGAGTGGTCGCCTTTGTACGACCCTGTTTTCATCAATCCTTGTCTTTGCCCTACCTGTGAGGGTAACAG